The Streptomyces capitiformicae genome contains the following window.
CCTGGTGGCCCTCGGGGCGGGTCCCGAGCGTCTGGTCGCGCTGGCCGTGCCGCGCTCGGTGGAGACGCTGGTCGCCGTGCTGGCCGTGCTCAAGTCCGGTGCTGCGTATCTGCCGATCGACCTCACCCACCCCGGTGGACGGATCTCCTCCACTCTGGCCGACGCCCGTCCACTGTTTGTGCTCACCACCGTCGGGGCGGCCGCGCAGCTGCCGGTCACGGACACCCCGCACCTGCTGCTCGACGCGCCGGACACGGCTGCCGCGCTGGCCGCGCTGCCTGCCCATGACCTCACCGACGACAACCGTTGGGCGCCTCTGTCGCTGCGCACGCCCAGACCGGCCCCCAGGGGTTCACCGACGGGATGGTCGGCTCCGCGCTGCTGGCTCCGGAACTTACAGCCGGGATCGACCCAGCCATCACCGGGGTCGCCGTTGAAATTCGGACCCGACCGGGTCTGTGACACCGGGATGCCGTGACTCGTCCATCCACCCGGTTTGCGGCCCTTCGCGAGGAAGGTCGACGACTCAGCAGGGGCGAACTCGTCCTTCCACGCGCCGCTACGGAATGCGAGGGCCGCGCAAGAGGAGGACCCGGGTAGACCCTGCGGTGGTGTCTGAGTTCGTCGACGGCCTCAACCCGGTTCTCGCCGGTCTCCGGCTTCTGTGCGGCCTTAGAAGCCATCCGCTTACCGATCAAGTCGGCGCATGAAGGCAGGGCCTCGCGGTAGCTCGGGGGTGTCGAAGCCAACCCCGGACCGGTCGCCGACCTGATCGAAGAGGCGGCCGAGGCAAGCGCCTGACAGCGGGTGGCCACCATGGTCATCACTGTCATCCGACCGTGCAAGCGTCGGCCGGCGATCGTTCCCACCTGGCTCAGCCCGCGAGCCTTCTGCGGTACTCGCGCGGGCTGAACCCGTGGCGGTCCTTGAAGGCGCGGGTGAAGTGCGAGGCGTCCTTGAAGCCGACGGCGTAGGCGATGTCCGTGACACTGCGGCCCGCCCGGCCCGGGTCGGCGAGCAGCCCGGCGGCCCTGTCGATCCGCTGTTGCAGGATCCAGCGAGACGGTGAGGTGTCCTCGGCTCTGAAGATCGCGTGCAGGTAGCGGACGGAGATTCCCAGCGCCCGGGCGACCATGGCGGGCGACAGGTCGGGGTCGGCGATGTGGTCGATGATGTACCGGCGGGCGCGGTCCATATGGGCTGCTCTGGGTACACCGAGCCGGGCGCCTGAATCGGTTCGCTCGGACAGAGCTGTGGCCAGCAGCTCCAGCAGCGTGGCGCCGATCCGTGCCCCCGCGTCGGGAGACAGACCGGCGGAGTGGGCGGTCAGAGAGTGGAAGAAGGGCGCGAAGAGCGCGCCCACCCCGTGGTCGCCCGGCACCGTGGTCGCCATCGCGTCCCGCGCCAGCGGGCAGTGCGCGTCGAACAGCGGCCTGGGCACCTTCAGCACCAGCAGTTCGAACGGGTCGGCGCAGACGATACGGCAGGGCCGGGCACTGTCGTAGACGGTGAAGTCGCCTGGGCGCAAGACCGCGTCCCGCGCCTGCTGGGAGACCGTCACACAGCCCTGGACGGCCAGGTTGACCAGGAGGTCGTCCTCGCCCGATCTCCGGATCAGCGTCGGGGACCGGAACACCGTGTGGGGGTCGGAGACCACCCTCGCGACGCCCAGGTCTCCGAGCGTCTGGGCCGTGACCCTGCCCCGGAACCCGGCGGACGTGGGCTGCGGCACGTCCATCTCGTACTGGACGAACGTCGTGCAGACCACCTCACGCCAGTAGTCGAGCCGAGCTCGGCCTTCGAGTGGCGCCGTGGAGAAGTCGAGCGTCATACCGGTGCCACCTCACTGCGCACCTTCCGGGGACCCGGTCGTGGGTGCG
Protein-coding sequences here:
- a CDS encoding AraC-like ligand-binding domain-containing protein; translated protein: MTLDFSTAPLEGRARLDYWREVVCTTFVQYEMDVPQPTSAGFRGRVTAQTLGDLGVARVVSDPHTVFRSPTLIRRSGEDDLLVNLAVQGCVTVSQQARDAVLRPGDFTVYDSARPCRIVCADPFELLVLKVPRPLFDAHCPLARDAMATTVPGDHGVGALFAPFFHSLTAHSAGLSPDAGARIGATLLELLATALSERTDSGARLGVPRAAHMDRARRYIIDHIADPDLSPAMVARALGISVRYLHAIFRAEDTSPSRWILQQRIDRAAGLLADPGRAGRSVTDIAYAVGFKDASHFTRAFKDRHGFSPREYRRRLAG